The following is a genomic window from Rutidosis leptorrhynchoides isolate AG116_Rl617_1_P2 chromosome 8, CSIRO_AGI_Rlap_v1, whole genome shotgun sequence.
ctaaaacagacagctccgcgagtgcggaatttttaccctttacagctccgcgagtgcggagcttcagattccagctcaccaaattttggatcctagctttgtcgacatatttattatatatatatatatatatatatatatatatatatatatatatatatatatatatatatatatatatatatatatatatatataatttatataattatttatatattatattttattcttatgcatagttgacttgtaattttaggcccgttgcgtcgcgcatttacgcccggtttatgtcccggttccggattttcgaacgtcctttcgtacgcgtagatatcttgtactttgcgtttcgcgtcttgtactcttgtaatttttagacgtttctcatcaataatttgaaccacttgaattgtatcttgtacatttgagctttttggacttttgcgtcttcaaatcgtcattttcgcctttcgtcttcgcacttatttatttaaacgaatattacataaaaatagaacaattgcaactaaaagctttacatattggaaagaaattgctactaaatatatgttcatttggagcactatcaatatctatttactatattatattatttcataatagaaatagatattataaattttaacacataatatttatatctttcatataataataatatattaattatatatgtttatagattctttttaataatgcccttattatattatatattattttacatatttaattttactgatttatttatattttattatttcacattattatatatactcttatctttttatttatatatatgtatatatatatacacatatttatttacacacaattgtttgtgaatcgtcgggtaaGGTCCAATTAATAGTTAAGTGAatgaaattattttaatataaaacgtcgacttacttaacttgtcgatattatccacatttcataatttcaccttttcattaaataatatgaaagttaaatagttaccttatcaaaagtcacgaataaattattgtaaagcatgtattggaaatcaaacaggaatttccattaacttttgtctagttatcgttaattgacactttgttctcacgtgtagatcacattaccatttattccgaatattgttaaaaaggaaagatttcttaaatcaacgtggacctcacaacagagacttataataatatcacaatccttaagggacttgataaatatcttttaattcaatcgtttgacattATCCTTTAACTTTGATATttcaatatatcaaatagatatggaaaccaataaatttaatgtacggtatcatacacgtaatactttgttaatgttttcaattagtatatatatatatatatatatatatatatatatatatatatatatatatatatatatatatatatatgcacatcaaattacatataattgttcatgaatcgttgggaatagtcgaagggtaattgaatatatgaacatagttccaaaatttttgagactcaacattacggactttgcttatcgtgtcggaattatataaagattaagtttaaatttggtcggaaatttccgggtcgtcacaacactctagaatctaaactcaaaaccctaacctaaacctaaaccctaaatctaaaccctgcgCCATTTTTTTCATGAGTTTTTGCTTACGTTTGCCGGAAATCGTGGTGTTTTGCGGCCTATGTTTGATCTTTCCGGTGTAAGCATCGCTAAAAAGTGGTTAATTTCAAATTTGTAGTTGAATTCATATATGTAATGCGTTAACATCGGATGTTGTGATTCGAGAGGTTTGATTGATTTTAATCttcatatttgtatttgtatttgattAATTTGAGACGATGAGAGGGGCGATTGATCAACCACTTCTCCTTCAGTTCATCCAAACCCGACCTGTTTACACGAATGTCTTAAACGTTAGATattgcaaagtttttttttttttttttgcgcatTCTATAAAACAAAAAGTGTTGTGTTTCAATAGAACACGGTCTGAACCCATTTTAACCCTTTACTCAATGATACCAAATGGGGTGATGGATCCCCAAGAGCCAATAATGATCATGTTTAGAATACGACATCCTTCAATAGAGGTGTAGGTGTTGCATGTTTCTTATTTCAAAACTCTTCATTTGCACATATGACATGCTCTACAACCTATTCAATGGAAATGGATAACatatttttttaacaaataaaGGACTAAAGCTCAATGGTGACGTGTATTGACTTATCATTGTTGGAGGTGTGGTCAACTATATAGTTAATTTATTTACATGCCCTAAAAATTAAAATCATGAGATAGTTATGGACAATATAAGTCTCCTTGATGATTATATAGAAGTCATAATTGTTGGAATCTAAGTTAACCATTTTGAATGAACATTAGATGGATAAGTTATTCTTCTTAAACTCAAAGCTTATGACAGGGTAAGTAACCTTAAATTGGTAGTTCAGTAACTAAAATTGATGACATAACTGTTACTATTGGCAAAAGAGCAAAGTATaccaacaataatattaacaaataTTACCTACCGATAAATATTTTGACAAATAAGCTACAAAAAATCTTGTTTAAGTTCATATATACAGTGATAATcatttaatactaatataatataatttattgatTTAGAATGTTTTATGCGTTCATACTATTCTCTATGCAACTTTTCGACCATTTACCTTTAGGCAATCCATTCTTTTTCCAATTCTACCCATTTGATACATTAGAGATAACACATGATAGGTTTAACTTGTCACCTAGGGCTAGACAATCCAGGCTTATGTTAATAAAAGGAACCAAAGAACAAAAAACAGTCTCACAAATTTCAAGACGGTGCTAGCAATTCAAAGAGCCTTCAAAACAAATTGAAccaaacgcaaaaaaaaaaaaataataataataataataaaataaaataaaaaataagcaACAACCGTTGGCGATATCGAGTCACTCAGCCGCCGGAAATACCAATTCAGTCGGCGGTCTACCTGGAACGACGAAGAAGGTGACGATGGTAAATTCTGTATCCCAATAATATAACCAAATTTTGATGCTGCAATTTCGCAATTAAAATCAACTCGTTCCTAAATTCCACTAAGCCCTGCCCCTGATGATTTCGACAACCGTTTTACGGCGATTTCTTGTCCTGCAGTCATTATATCATGTATTAAAAGCATAATATATTTGTTAAAATGTTAATAACAAACTCCAAACGCAATAATCAGATAATCATATTTAAAATGGGAGACCATATGATTCTCACAATATCAATAAATTAGAAATTTCGCTTAATTTGAAGAACAGACCTTGTGAACTGGTCCAAAACCACCTTGACCGAGCTTGTTCTTATTTGCAAAACCATATGTGTAGCAAGTCCTATATTCACTCAAAGTGAATATAGGACAACGGGGGCGTCACATTCTTTTTCATGCTCACATGTTCTGATCGTTCCAAAAGAATTTTTTGGccatttgaagccttaaaaccgaAGTTGGTTTTTTCTTCATTTTCCACATGGATATCAACATCGTGTTCATCATCGTAAATTATAACGTTATTCTATAATAAATGTAAAGCAGCAACTTTGATATAACTTCTTCAGTGAACAACCAACAGTCCCACCGAACACGCACTTAAATTTATATCTTTTATAATGACCATTAAAGAGTTACGACCAATACAAATACCCCAATGACCTCCTACACCATTATAAAATCAAAAACTTCTATCTCTGTGCCCATCTTTACAATCCACGTCACTCCTTTGACTCTAAAGGAAAAAAAGGGCCCAAAATCACTTCTATACAAATTGTAAATCTACCAATCCACCGCCAGAAAGTCCAAACCAAAATCACACTACCATAAAAAAAATCTTCAAACTTAGACATAAACCTGTAATTTGTAAGCCATCAAAGACCAATCTATTAGCCATTAACATCGTCACGTTGATAGTGTTTATTACCTGGCATCAAGCTCTGATTACCATAACATCCCATGTGCACTTCTGCAGACAAAATATAATAGTCATCCTTTTAAAAAAAACTAAGCTACTCGATTTACTTTCTATAGTTTTATTTTGAAAGTAACATAACAGCCTAAATGGGGTTTATGCTTGTGCACTTAGAAGACCATCAAAGGTAAAACAGAACCCATAAGTGAGTAAAACATAATTTCAAAGATTATCACAACTCAAATAAATGAACATTAATCTCACCAACATTAACATGTATGTGGTAAATTGTTCACATATACTGTACAACACAATGAGCAATAGTAATGGGCAAATACCTGTCACTATTATCATTAAAAGATAGCATGATGGTAGACTTGGGAGTGAGGTTGTGTCTTTTCTATCCATGCATGAATCACAAGAAAAACATCGCCTTCCCACTACTACCCAATTCAGTGATAGATGCCATTTTCGGATAAAAATGTCTTGACATAATTGGCTG
Proteins encoded in this region:
- the LOC139862806 gene encoding uncharacterized protein, with protein sequence MATRRRLVVNVALAIEAEIKVVSQLCQDIFIRKWHLSLNWVVVGRRCFSCDSCMDRKDTTSLPSLPSCYLLMIIVTEVHMGCYGNQSLMPGLCLSLKIFFMVV